Sequence from the Nymphalis io chromosome 14, ilAglIoxx1.1, whole genome shotgun sequence genome:
ttAATTAAACGAGACTTGATGAGTTCTGAAACTTACTTTCCTTGACCTTTAAATGggatatatattagattatttagcgataaacataaaaaacacaTCGTATTTATagtattcatatatgtatagtggctttatattttaaaatacgggCTTATCTATTACAGAATATGAAAGTGCTAACGTTCAACTTCGCGAACTCACCGATCGGCAATGGAAGAAAAGTGGCCATGGCTCTATTACACCATGCGTTCCCAAAACGCCACGATTTACTATTCGCATTCGAGTACAGAGAACCTTATTACCCGACTCTGCCCTCAGATCTGAACATGTTCCAAAGGCCCGGAGACTGGAAGAGAGAGCTCGAAAGATGCGAATGTCCACATTGGAGAATCACTTGTATAAACGGAACGTCGGACGCGTTCATGCTCACAGCGGGCGAAACTTTAATCGTACCTGGGTCGGTATtggattataatttaatagaatcGGCGAGGCACTTCAGATCAGGTAGAGTCCCAATTTGGGTCTGGGGACGACCGGAGGGAGCAGCGTTGCTGAGAAGCGGGGAGTTGCTACCGACAGAACAGTCGGCTACGGCCGAAAGCGTTCTTCTAGAACAGGTATGTAAGACTTGACGAAagaattgtaacattttatattcgTGAAAAGTCGTCGAATCCCAAAGAGGACCGGATCGCGGGTCGGCAGGCCGGGCGCCTTACCTACGAGCCTTCCCGCAGGTGCGGCGCTCGCACCCCAAGCTGACGCCGCCGCGCGTGCTGTACGtgtgcggcgcggcgggcgcggcgggcgcgggcggcgcggcgggcgcgctgcCGCCGCTGGCCGCGCTCGACGCCGCCTACAAGAAGCTGGCCGAGCTCTGCACGCCCACCACGCTCGCCGGCTTCTGGGTGATTACTATTACTTCGTTCTGTTGACGGAGTTTTATATAGTTACAAATCATGTTAATATTACACTTTACTGAACTCGACGACGCCGAGGCGCTCCACGGCGACGCGTGGTCGGGGGTGCCGTCGTAACAGTGACGTATTCGTGTGTGCAGACGCAGGATTCGCAGTACTACTCGTTCCTAGAGTCGAGTCGCTGGCTGCGCCACGTCGCCTCGTGCCTGACGTTCGCGGACGAGGCCGCCGCGCAGCTCGCACAGAACGTGTCCGTCGTGCTGCAGGAGGGTGAGTCGCTCCACTTGTCGGCTATGTTACGGCCAAACATCTGTATTGATGTTTTTCGGTTGGTGGGGTGAACTGGTGTCACTATTGATGCCGTTAACTTCTATAACGCTCTCAAAGTCAACTTGTAGTGGCAGTTTCCAGAACGTGAGTCACCCAGTAACTTGCTGAAACTttccattataaattaaaaaaaaaatacttagtcGTGTGCAACTTTAGCCCATATAGAagattagattattttttaacatattaattatttttttgtcatcgTGTTCCAGGCGACGGCGTGGACTACAGCGCGGTGGTGTCGTGCCTCACGCAACTGTTGCTGGACGTGCACTACCGCACCATCTCGGGCTTCCAGTCGCTCATACAGAAGGAATGGATAGCACTGGGGCACCCGTTTTGCGACAGGTACGATTTCatattgtaaaatgattttACGGTCAAAATcggtttttcattttatttaatacatatttactacGAAACAACAAACCATAAATCTATGTTTACAATTCGGActgtaaatatttctataccGCTTGCTATATTATTTCTCATACATTTGCAGACTCGGTCTTCCGCGTCCCGGCACAACGAAAGAAGAAACCGAAAAGGAGCCAACGGCGCAAGTGGCACCGGTGTTCCTTCTGTTCCTGGACTGCACTTGGCAGTTACAGCGTCAGTTCCCGGCTG
This genomic interval carries:
- the LOC126773343 gene encoding myotubularin-related protein 10-A isoform X2, producing MVVLEKYRKQRPIVQFLVLCDCVDMGVLRPGELVVGAAHSVVMLAPLSERDRGRFGSLFVTNYKLSFMPIDSSSNDEYGQKNQLVGTFDVPLTGVGALWQTDGGPTRRRRLLPRSDVPSKLKGLQIVCKNMKVLTFNFANSPIGNGRKVAMALLHHAFPKRHDLLFAFEYREPYYPTLPSDLNMFQRPGDWKRELERCECPHWRITCINGTSDAFMLTAGETLIVPGSVLDYNLIESARHFRSGRVPIWVWGRPEGAALLRSGELLPTEQSATAESVLLEQVRRSHPKLTPPRVLYVCGAAGAAGAGGAAGALPPLAALDAAYKKLAELCTPTTLAGFWTQDSQYYSFLESSRWLRHVASCLTFADEAAAQLAQNVSVVLQEGDGVDYSAVVSCLTQLLLDVHYRTISGFQSLIQKEWIALGHPFCDRLGLPRPGTTKEETEKEPTAQVAPVFLLFLDCTWQLQRQFPAAFQFTETYLTTLWDCTHNHLFDTFLFNCPRDRELAVAKNFVQRPLWDWEEQFSEQDIALFYNPLFGQSTPSSRLSASAEAARADAARLRPCTALCGVELWSQCYERWLPPLDAPRAGHVQFVLQHAALRAQIQKLNEKLSSLSILSRHSNGSETTDALEAPPTPPPIVTRFFPFSLRGNYEVSRNLDSMHVSLIDASQLLDSQSLLNAPD
- the LOC126773343 gene encoding myotubularin-related protein 10-B isoform X3 codes for the protein MNNNNGDKNGSIQELKPKLLNGELVVGAAHSVVMLAPLSERDRGRFGSLFVTNYKLSFMPIDSSSNDEYGQKNQLVGTFDVPLTGVGALWQTDGGPTRRRRLLPRSDVPSKLKGLQIVCKNMKVLTFNFANSPIGNGRKVAMALLHHAFPKRHDLLFAFEYREPYYPTLPSDLNMFQRPGDWKRELERCECPHWRITCINGTSDAFMLTAGETLIVPGSVLDYNLIESARHFRSGRVPIWVWGRPEGAALLRSGELLPTEQSATAESVLLEQVRRSHPKLTPPRVLYVCGAAGAAGAGGAAGALPPLAALDAAYKKLAELCTPTTLAGFWTQDSQYYSFLESSRWLRHVASCLTFADEAAAQLAQNVSVVLQEGDGVDYSAVVSCLTQLLLDVHYRTISGFQSLIQKEWIALGHPFCDRLGLPRPGTTKEETEKEPTAQVAPVFLLFLDCTWQLQRQFPAAFQFTETYLTTLWDCTHNHLFDTFLFNCPRDRELAVAKNFVQRPLWDWEEQFSEQDIALFYNPLFGQSTPSSRLSASAEAARADAARLRPCTALCGVELWSQCYERWLPPLDAPRAGHVQFVLQHAALRAQIQKLNEKLSSLSILSRHSNGSETTDALEAPPTPPPIVTRFFPFSLRGNYEVSRNLDSMHVSLIDASQLLDSQSLLNAPD